One stretch of Eretmochelys imbricata isolate rEreImb1 chromosome 1, rEreImb1.hap1, whole genome shotgun sequence DNA includes these proteins:
- the LRTM2 gene encoding leucine-rich repeat and transmembrane domain-containing protein 2 produces MLSGNASHWWRNRFSMRWRQTCLLAYWLSLCAADSLFTCPSSCKCNSGSLEVDCSGLGLSSIPSDIPTNTRIFLFLNNKLSMLPGPVFSNLSALQRLDLSNNFLDQLPQNIFSDLGNLTELQLRNNSIRTLDKDLLQQMVLLRQLDLSINGLAQIPSGIFDDLPALRLLSLRSNRLQSLDRVTFEPLVSLQQLQVGDNPWECDCNLRDFKHWMEWFSYRGGKIDQLACTLPKELRGKDMRMVPMEMFNYCSQLEDENGSTVLDNSGPPCTKGSPTPSKSKSGPEPEVEPSVGCPQKQRYRPVSVRRAIGTVIIAGVVCGIVCIMMVVAAAYGCIYASLMAKYHRELKKRQPLMGDTEGEHEEQKQISSVA; encoded by the exons ATGCTGTCTGGGAATGCTAGCCACTGGTGGAGGAACAGGTTTTCCATGAGGTGGCGACAGACCTGCT TGCTTGCCTATTGGCTCTCCCTGTGTGCAGCAGACTCCCTCTTCACTTGCCCttcctcctgcaaatgtaacagCGGCAGTCTGGAAGTGGACTGTAGCGGCTTGGGCCTCTCATCCATCCCCTCAGATATTCCTACAAACACCAGAATCTTCCTCTTCCTCAACAACAAGCTAAGCATGCTGCCAGGACCAGTCTTTTCCAATCTCTCTGCCCTACAGAGGCTGGACCTTTCCAATAACTTCTTGGACCAGCTGCCCCAGAACATCTTCAGTGACTTAGGGAACCTCACCGAACTACAGCTGAGGAACAACAGTATCAGGACCCTGGACAAGGACCTTCTGCAGCAGATGGTCCTACTGCGCCAGCTAGACCTATCCATCAATGGTCTTGCTCAGATACCCTCAGGAATCTTCGATGACCTCCCGGCTCTCCGCTTGCTCTCCCTCAGATCTAACCGCCTACAGAGCCTAGACAGGGTGACCTTTGAACCATTAGTCAGCCTGCAGCAGCTCCAAGTTGGGGATAACCCCTGGGAATGTGACTGCAACCTGAGAGACTTCAAACACTGGATGGAATGGTTCTCTTATCGAG GAGGAAAGATTGACCAGTTGGCGTGTACGCTGCCCAAAGAGCTGCGGGGGAAGGACATGCGAATGGTCCCCATGGAGATGTTCAACTACTGTTCACAGCTGGAGGATGAGAATGGTTCCACTGTGCTGGACAATTCTGGCCCACCATGCACCAAAGGAAGCCCGACTCCTTCAAAATCCAAGTCAGGTCCAGAACCCGAAGTGGAGCCGAGTGTGGGGTGCCCCCAGAAACAGAGATACCGGCCTGTTAGTGTGCGCCGAGCCATTGGCACCGTGATCATAGCTGGGGTGGTGTGTGGCATTGTGTGTATCAtgatggtggtggcagcagcttaTGGCTGTATCTATGCATCCCTCATGGCCAAATACCATCGAGAGCTGAAGAAGAGGCAGCCGCTAATGGGTGACACAGAGGGTGAACATGAAGAACAAAAGCAAATCTCCTCTGTGGCATGA